From a single Halogeometricum sp. S3BR5-2 genomic region:
- the solA gene encoding N-methyl-L-tryptophan oxidase — protein MTAEEGSKYDAIVVGVGGVGSAVVYELARRGKNVLGLERYDIPHSRGSSHGQTRIIRRAYHEHPQYMAMIDRAYDYWERLEDECGEQLLFKTGSVAAGPAASDLVSGARRTCEVHSIPHERIGGAEASERFPGFTLPEEYEVVYQADGGFVRPEAATVAHVRLARELGATVETETEVTDWRSTRNGVQVTTENGRYEADRLVVAAGPWLGKVVDSLASAVSPERQVLSWFRPKRAEDFAPETHPVFLVSDGEDIHYGFPTYGRPGVKFGRHYHLRERIDPDGMDREATAHDEAILAEAAGRYLAVDADEPLGFETCIYTNTADRDFIVDTLPNHSDVVVLGGFSGHGYKFAGVLGELGAELASGEEPSLDIGPFAIGR, from the coding sequence ATGACGGCAGAAGAGGGGTCGAAGTACGACGCAATCGTCGTCGGCGTGGGAGGCGTCGGGAGCGCGGTGGTCTACGAACTCGCGAGGAGAGGGAAGAACGTGCTCGGACTCGAACGGTACGACATCCCGCACTCGCGGGGGTCTTCGCACGGTCAGACGCGAATTATCCGGCGGGCCTACCACGAGCATCCCCAGTACATGGCGATGATCGACCGGGCATACGACTACTGGGAGCGACTCGAGGACGAGTGCGGCGAGCAACTGCTGTTCAAGACCGGGTCGGTCGCCGCCGGCCCCGCGGCGAGCGACCTGGTGTCGGGGGCGCGGCGGACCTGCGAGGTGCACTCGATTCCGCACGAGCGAATCGGCGGCGCGGAGGCCTCCGAACGGTTCCCCGGATTCACGCTCCCGGAGGAGTACGAAGTCGTCTACCAGGCCGACGGAGGGTTCGTGCGGCCCGAGGCGGCGACCGTCGCGCACGTCAGACTGGCGCGGGAACTCGGAGCGACCGTCGAAACCGAGACGGAAGTCACCGACTGGCGGTCGACGCGGAACGGCGTGCAGGTGACGACGGAGAACGGACGGTACGAGGCGGACCGCCTCGTCGTCGCGGCGGGTCCGTGGCTCGGGAAGGTGGTCGACTCGCTGGCGTCGGCGGTCAGTCCGGAGCGGCAGGTCCTCAGTTGGTTCCGACCGAAGCGAGCCGAGGATTTCGCCCCGGAGACCCACCCCGTGTTTCTCGTCTCCGACGGCGAGGACATCCACTACGGCTTTCCGACCTACGGCAGGCCCGGCGTGAAGTTCGGTCGCCACTACCACCTCCGCGAGCGAATCGACCCCGACGGGATGGACCGGGAGGCCACGGCGCACGACGAGGCGATACTCGCGGAGGCGGCGGGGCGATATCTCGCCGTGGACGCCGACGAACCGCTGGGCTTCGAGACGTGCATCTACACGAACACCGCCGACCGGGACTTCATCGTCGACACGCTTCCGAACCACTCCGACGTCGTCGTCTTGGGCGGGTTCTCCGGGCACGGGTACAAGTTCGCCGGCGTCCTCGGCGAACTCGGTGCGGAACTCGCGAGCGGCGAGGAACCGTCTCTCGATATCGGTCCGTTCGCCATCGGTCGGTGA
- a CDS encoding DUF362 domain-containing protein, whose translation MSNSTVAPSMNTDDANPSEWLSVPEDVIVEACGDPPLPEMGVIEQQWETDPIPSDEVAAAAAAAVESLSFADVPEGGEVALGAGSRGIANLPEIVAGVVEAVSDAGYEPFVFPAMGSHGGATGEGQRGMLNELGVTEERIGCEIRSSMDVVEVGRTPDRDVPVVADANAADADAIIPINRVKPHTDFDGEVESGLSKMLVIGMGKQRGAQIAHKWAVDWSLRNMIPEITEQLLDSLPIVGGVAVVEDQHDDTTLVEGVPPSGFLDRERELLELAYDLMPKLPFDELDVVVFDRQGKEISGQGMDTNVIGRRPFAINEPAPESPDIKRIYTRGLTEKTHGNAMGVGSADVIHEDIAAELDAQTTLINALTASTIRGVRLPPVVATDRAGLVASLSTIGVVDPETVRVVRAADTMHLHRVYASTALVEEAREREDLRVVEEASPIEFDEGQFAAPSLRD comes from the coding sequence ATGTCGAACTCGACCGTCGCGCCTAGCATGAACACAGACGACGCGAACCCGAGCGAGTGGCTGTCGGTCCCGGAGGACGTCATCGTCGAGGCGTGCGGCGACCCGCCCCTCCCCGAGATGGGGGTTATCGAACAGCAGTGGGAGACGGACCCGATTCCGTCGGACGAGGTGGCCGCGGCGGCCGCGGCCGCCGTCGAATCGCTCTCCTTCGCGGACGTTCCCGAGGGAGGGGAAGTCGCTCTCGGCGCCGGCAGCCGCGGCATCGCGAACCTCCCGGAAATCGTCGCGGGCGTCGTCGAAGCCGTCTCGGACGCCGGGTACGAGCCGTTCGTCTTCCCCGCCATGGGGAGTCACGGCGGCGCGACCGGCGAGGGACAGCGGGGGATGCTGAACGAACTTGGCGTGACCGAGGAGCGTATCGGCTGCGAGATTCGCTCCAGCATGGACGTGGTGGAGGTGGGGCGAACGCCGGACCGCGACGTGCCTGTCGTCGCCGACGCCAACGCCGCCGACGCGGACGCGATAATCCCCATCAATCGAGTCAAGCCCCACACGGACTTCGACGGCGAGGTGGAGAGCGGTCTCTCGAAGATGCTCGTCATCGGCATGGGCAAACAGCGCGGCGCGCAGATAGCCCACAAGTGGGCCGTCGACTGGTCGCTCCGGAACATGATTCCGGAGATAACCGAGCAACTCCTCGATTCCCTACCTATCGTCGGCGGCGTCGCCGTCGTCGAGGACCAACACGACGACACCACGCTGGTAGAGGGCGTCCCGCCGTCGGGCTTTCTCGACCGCGAGCGGGAACTGCTGGAACTCGCCTACGACCTCATGCCGAAACTGCCGTTCGACGAACTCGACGTCGTGGTGTTCGACCGGCAGGGCAAGGAGATAAGCGGGCAGGGGATGGACACGAACGTCATCGGCCGTCGCCCCTTCGCCATCAACGAACCCGCGCCGGAGAGCCCGGACATCAAGCGCATCTACACCCGGGGGCTGACCGAGAAGACGCACGGGAACGCGATGGGCGTCGGGTCGGCTGACGTGATTCACGAGGACATCGCCGCGGAACTGGACGCGCAGACGACGCTCATCAACGCGCTCACCGCCTCGACGATTCGGGGTGTGCGACTCCCGCCGGTGGTCGCGACGGACCGCGCGGGTCTGGTGGCGTCGCTGTCGACCATCGGCGTCGTCGACCCCGAGACGGTCCGCGTCGTCCGCGCGGCCGACACAATGCACCTCCACCGAGTGTACGCCTCGACGGCGCTCGTCGAGGAGGCGCGAGAGCGCGAGGACCTGCGCGTCGTCGAGGAGGCGTCGCCAATCGAGTTCGACGAGGGGCAGTTCGCGGCGCCGTCGCTCCGCGACTGA
- a CDS encoding PPC domain-containing DNA-binding protein: protein MDYVEEGDRVVVRLDPGERVLDSLATVREELDIENAFLTGIGAVDTVTLGHYDVDEQEYAEEEFTGQFEVTSFLGNVGPDKIHTHIQVADREFESLGGHCSGARVSGTFEMVLTRGETPLTHQLDERTGLDVFDLD from the coding sequence ATGGACTACGTCGAAGAAGGTGACCGCGTCGTCGTGCGACTCGACCCGGGCGAACGGGTGCTCGACTCGCTGGCGACCGTCCGCGAGGAACTCGATATCGAGAACGCCTTTCTGACCGGTATCGGCGCCGTCGACACCGTCACGCTCGGCCACTACGACGTGGACGAACAGGAGTACGCCGAGGAGGAGTTCACCGGGCAGTTCGAGGTGACGAGTTTCCTCGGCAACGTCGGCCCGGACAAGATTCACACGCACATCCAGGTCGCCGACCGCGAGTTCGAGTCGCTCGGCGGGCACTGCTCGGGTGCGCGCGTCTCGGGGACGTTCGAGATGGTGCTCACGAGAGGCGAGACGCCGCTGACGCACCAGTTGGACGAGCGAACCGGTCTCGACGTGTTCGACCTCGACTGA